One Gemmatimonadetes bacterium T265 genomic region harbors:
- a CDS encoding transposase, whose protein sequence is MYAFVDAHRTTYGVEPICRVLQIAPSGYYQHRNRHADPGRRCARAQRDDRLREDIRRVYRANHEVYGVRKVWQQLRREGERVARCTVARLMRADGLRGVVRGGRVRTTRPAEDPATAPQDLVQRQFTAERPNQLWLADFTYASGVPVATWRGFVYVAFVLDAFSRRIVGWRAHTTMRTELVLDALEQALHDRETDGRLVHHSDRGSQYVSMRYSDRLAIAGVAPSVGSVGDAYDNALAESVIGLFKAEVIHRRGPWRGFDDVEYATLAWVAWFNQRRLLAPLGYLPPAEYEEQFYRAQAAQPALVALN, encoded by the coding sequence ATGTACGCGTTCGTCGACGCACATCGGACCACCTACGGCGTCGAGCCGATCTGCCGCGTGCTGCAGATCGCGCCGTCGGGGTACTACCAGCACCGCAACCGCCACGCGGACCCGGGACGCCGCTGCGCCCGAGCGCAGCGCGATGACCGGCTGCGCGAGGACATCCGGCGGGTCTACCGAGCGAACCACGAGGTCTACGGTGTGCGCAAGGTCTGGCAGCAGCTCCGCCGCGAGGGCGAGCGGGTCGCGCGCTGCACGGTCGCGCGGCTGATGCGCGCGGACGGACTGCGCGGCGTCGTGCGTGGAGGCCGGGTTCGCACTACGCGCCCGGCCGAGGATCCGGCGACGGCGCCGCAGGACCTGGTGCAGCGCCAGTTCACGGCTGAGCGGCCGAACCAGCTCTGGTTGGCTGACTTCACGTACGCCAGCGGCGTACCCGTGGCGACGTGGCGCGGCTTCGTGTACGTCGCCTTCGTGCTCGACGCCTTCTCGCGGCGCATCGTCGGCTGGCGCGCGCACACGACGATGCGGACGGAGCTGGTGCTCGACGCGCTGGAGCAGGCGCTGCACGACCGCGAGACCGACGGACGGCTCGTGCATCATTCCGACCGCGGGTCGCAATATGTATCAATGCGCTACTCAGACCGCCTCGCCATAGCGGGTGTCGCGCCGTCGGTCGGCAGCGTGGGCGATGCGTACGATAACGCTCTGGCGGAGAGCGTCATCGGGCTGTTCAAGGCGGAGGTGATCCACCGGCGCGGACCATGGCGCGGCTTCGACGACGTGGAGTACGCGACGCTCGCGTGGGTCGCGTGGTTCAACCAGCGACGCCTCCTCGCGCCCCTCGGCTACCTTCCGCCCGCCGAGTACGAGGAACAGTTCTACCGCGCCCAAGCGGCTCAACCCGCGCTGGTCGCACTCAACTAA
- a CDS encoding transposase, with amino-acid sequence MSTGKQTSKPFSPEVRERAVRLVLEHQGEYATQWTAITSIASKIGCSGETLRGWVRQTERNVGQRAGLTSEERERLTSLEREVRELRRTNEILRKTSAFFAAAELDRLTK; translated from the coding sequence ATGAGCACAGGGAAGCAGACGTCCAAGCCGTTCTCGCCCGAGGTCCGGGAGCGAGCCGTGCGACTGGTGCTGGAGCACCAGGGCGAGTACGCGACGCAGTGGACCGCGATCACGTCCATCGCGAGCAAGATCGGCTGCTCGGGCGAGACGCTGCGCGGCTGGGTGCGCCAGACCGAGCGTAACGTGGGGCAGCGCGCCGGCCTGACGAGCGAGGAGCGGGAGCGCCTCACGTCACTGGAGCGCGAGGTGCGCGAGCTGCGCCGCACCAATGAGATCCTCCGCAAGACCAGCGCGTTTTTCGCCGCGGCGGAGCTCGACCGCCTCACGAAGTGA
- a CDS encoding 3-oxoacyl-ACP synthase — MSPAEAFVSAIGYVLPERVVTNDDLAREHPDWDMERIGGKVGIRSRHVAAPHETSADLAYAAARQMLDRTGIAPAAIDALIFCTQTPDHLLPASACLLQHRLGLGTQVAAFDVNQGCSGYVYGLAIAKGLISAGIARTVLFVTGETYSKLIHPRDRTVRVLFGDAGSATLVTATPGGARIGPFVLGTDGTGAANLIVPAGGLRTPRNADTGVESSDAIGCTRTAEHLFMDGPSITAFAMERVPTVLHDLYAKAGVTAEDVAWFAFHQANAFMNERLRARLRLPTQKVPTYLECVGNTVSSTIPVLLRETAGRFAVGDAVAAVGFGVGYSWGAALLTWGDVALV; from the coding sequence GTGAGCCCCGCGGAGGCGTTCGTGTCGGCGATCGGCTACGTGCTTCCGGAGCGAGTCGTCACCAACGACGACCTCGCGCGCGAGCATCCCGACTGGGACATGGAGCGGATCGGCGGCAAGGTCGGCATCCGGAGCCGGCACGTCGCGGCACCGCACGAGACCTCGGCCGACCTCGCGTACGCCGCGGCGCGACAGATGCTCGATCGCACCGGGATCGCGCCGGCCGCGATCGACGCGCTGATCTTCTGCACTCAGACGCCCGACCACCTGCTGCCGGCGTCCGCGTGCCTGCTCCAACACCGGCTCGGCCTGGGCACTCAGGTGGCGGCGTTCGACGTCAACCAGGGGTGCTCCGGCTACGTGTACGGCCTCGCGATCGCGAAGGGCCTCATCTCGGCCGGGATCGCGCGCACCGTCCTCTTCGTGACGGGCGAGACCTACTCCAAACTCATCCACCCGCGCGATCGGACGGTCCGCGTGCTCTTCGGCGACGCCGGGAGCGCAACGCTCGTGACCGCGACCCCGGGGGGCGCGCGCATCGGACCGTTCGTGCTCGGAACGGACGGCACGGGTGCGGCGAACCTCATCGTGCCCGCCGGCGGGCTCAGAACGCCGCGTAATGCCGACACGGGTGTGGAGTCCTCGGACGCGATCGGGTGTACGCGGACGGCGGAGCACCTGTTCATGGACGGTCCGTCGATCACGGCCTTCGCGATGGAGCGTGTGCCGACCGTACTACACGACTTGTACGCGAAGGCGGGCGTGACCGCCGAGGACGTCGCGTGGTTTGCGTTCCACCAAGCGAACGCGTTCATGAATGAGCGGCTGCGCGCCCGGCTGCGACTCCCGACGCAGAAGGTGCCCACATACCTCGAATGCGTCGGTAACACGGTCAGCAGCACGATCCCCGTGCTCCTGCGCGAGACGGCAGGCCGGTTCGCGGTGGGCGATGCGGTCGCGGCGGTCGGGTTCGGGGTCGGCTACTCGTGGGGGGCGGCGCTGCTGACGTGGGGCGACGTCGCCCTCGTCTAA
- a CDS encoding amino acid adenylation protein — translation MTMPIDVEDGRSLRSGFLAHAARTPDTPALVVRGVSHSYGALDQRARRLATVLSAGGSRRVERVAVFASRSEVAYAGTLGALYAGAAYVPLNPRFPVERTRAMLRRAGVDAIIADAAAAAQLPDVLEGVERPACIITPDGGVRDDRAEGIGADVRGADWIGADALARVEPLVRLPGVLSDDVAYLLFTSGTTGEPKGIAVTHANVLHCLDAAAQRYVLGSDDRATQTFDLTFDLAVFDLFVPWNAGASIYVPQPNELLAPVRFVQRHALTLWFSVPSVPALAMRRTMLTPGAMPSLRYSLFCGEPLPESTARAWAAAAPASTLDNLYGPTELTIACFAHTWRAPNTSSTDRDPPHVVAHAIVPIGRPLPGLGALVVDDTLAAVADGAVGELLVCGPQTVPGYWRDEARTAERFVDLAVSPTRTRRFYRTGDRVRRTLTGDYVYCGRTDDQVKVLGHRVELGEIESRLLDQPGVVQAAAVAWPVEDARALGIVAFVTTDATPAPSRDALAVMLPDYMVPSRIVLLDEMPLNGNGKIDRARLSALLGTTGVGAVG, via the coding sequence GTGACGATGCCGATCGACGTCGAGGACGGCCGGTCACTTCGCTCGGGATTCCTCGCCCACGCCGCGCGCACGCCCGACACCCCCGCGCTCGTCGTTCGGGGCGTCTCGCACAGCTACGGCGCGCTCGATCAACGTGCGCGACGCCTCGCCACCGTGCTGAGCGCGGGTGGATCGCGCCGGGTCGAGCGCGTCGCGGTATTCGCGTCGCGGAGCGAGGTCGCCTACGCGGGCACGCTCGGCGCCTTGTACGCCGGCGCCGCGTACGTCCCACTCAACCCGCGGTTCCCGGTCGAGCGCACGCGCGCGATGCTGCGACGGGCGGGTGTCGACGCGATCATCGCCGACGCCGCGGCGGCCGCACAACTGCCCGACGTGCTCGAGGGGGTCGAGCGGCCGGCGTGCATCATCACGCCGGACGGCGGCGTGCGGGACGATCGCGCGGAAGGCATCGGGGCCGATGTGCGCGGGGCGGATTGGATCGGCGCCGACGCCCTGGCGCGCGTGGAGCCGCTCGTGCGCCTGCCGGGTGTGCTCTCCGACGACGTCGCCTACCTGCTCTTCACGTCGGGCACGACGGGCGAGCCCAAGGGCATCGCGGTCACACACGCCAATGTCCTGCACTGCCTCGATGCCGCGGCTCAGCGGTACGTGCTCGGCTCCGACGACCGAGCGACGCAGACGTTCGACCTCACGTTCGACCTCGCCGTGTTCGACCTGTTCGTGCCGTGGAACGCCGGCGCGTCGATCTACGTCCCCCAACCCAACGAGTTGCTCGCGCCCGTGCGGTTCGTGCAACGGCACGCGCTCACGCTGTGGTTCTCGGTGCCGTCCGTGCCCGCGCTCGCGATGCGCCGCACGATGCTCACCCCCGGCGCGATGCCCTCGTTGCGCTACAGCCTGTTCTGCGGCGAACCCCTTCCCGAGTCGACCGCGCGCGCGTGGGCTGCAGCCGCGCCCGCCTCGACGCTCGACAACCTGTACGGACCGACGGAACTCACGATCGCGTGCTTCGCCCACACCTGGCGCGCGCCGAACACGTCCAGCACGGACCGCGACCCGCCACACGTGGTCGCGCACGCGATCGTCCCGATCGGGCGTCCGTTGCCCGGGCTCGGGGCGCTCGTGGTCGACGACACGCTCGCCGCGGTGGCGGACGGGGCCGTCGGTGAGCTCCTCGTCTGCGGCCCGCAGACCGTACCGGGCTACTGGCGCGACGAGGCGCGCACCGCCGAGCGGTTCGTCGATCTCGCCGTCTCCCCCACGCGGACCAGGCGCTTTTACCGCACTGGCGATCGCGTGCGACGCACGCTGACCGGCGACTACGTCTACTGCGGCCGTACCGACGATCAGGTCAAGGTGCTCGGGCACCGCGTGGAACTCGGAGAGATCGAGTCGCGGCTCCTCGATCAACCCGGCGTCGTCCAGGCTGCGGCGGTGGCGTGGCCCGTCGAGGACGCGCGCGCGCTGGGCATCGTCGCGTTCGTGACGACCGACGCGACCCCGGCCCCGTCGCGCGACGCGCTCGCCGTCATGCTCCCCGACTACATGGTGCCGAGTCGCATCGTGCTCCTCGACGAGATGCCGCTGAACGGCAACGGCAAGATCGATCGCGCGCGCCTCTCGGCCCTGCTCGGCACGACTGGCGTGGGCGCCGTGGGCTGA
- a CDS encoding transposase, whose product MRKSRFTEAQIIGVLQEAASGAAVKEVVRRHGISEQPYYRRRAQYGGLQVDDTKRLKALEDENRRLKRVVADQALNLSVLTDALGKDW is encoded by the coding sequence ATGCGGAAGTCGCGGTTCACCGAGGCCCAGATCATCGGCGTGCTGCAGGAGGCGGCCAGCGGGGCGGCCGTGAAGGAGGTCGTCCGGCGCCACGGCATCTCGGAGCAGCCGTACTACCGGCGGAGAGCCCAGTACGGCGGCCTGCAAGTCGACGACACGAAACGGCTCAAGGCGCTCGAGGATGAGAACCGGCGGCTGAAGCGGGTCGTCGCCGACCAGGCCCTGAACCTGTCGGTGCTGACGGACGCGCTGGGAAAAGACTGGTGA